A region of Mesorhizobium sp. M3A.F.Ca.ET.080.04.2.1 DNA encodes the following proteins:
- a CDS encoding DUF982 domain-containing protein, giving the protein MTDNKPFEKPVVVELGHVGKYRQIRSTREAAECLMTVWPLNRGQRHRDALDTCLKALEGYRSTADARRALIEAAEESEVLVPEDRLPDARLH; this is encoded by the coding sequence ATGACAGACAACAAGCCGTTTGAAAAGCCGGTGGTGGTCGAGCTCGGCCATGTCGGCAAATATCGCCAGATCCGCAGCACCCGGGAAGCCGCCGAGTGCCTGATGACCGTGTGGCCACTCAATCGCGGCCAGCGGCATCGTGATGCGTTGGACACTTGCCTCAAGGCGCTGGAGGGATATCGTTCGACCGCGGACGCTCGCCGCGCCTTGATAGAGGCAGCCGAGGAATCGGAAGTATTGGTTCCCGAAGACAGGTTGCCGGACGCAAGACTGCATTGA
- a CDS encoding alpha/beta hydrolase, translated as MHLKTICIIALALLTAGCGGRKTEEILGSVVVPTTATEIAGNHSIFIATTRKRSDDPNQVFDGERSATLNYARVNVTVPPVHQTGQIERRSRGKSNDPTKYFMASEVVGYDTQPKFASALNTDIDARGGRVMVFVHGYNTGFDDAVYRLTQIVHDSGYPGTPVLFSWASGAKTTDYVYDKESASAARDQLEVTLRMLAQTSARRIDIVAHSMGTWVTMETLRQLAITGDRDLSGKLGDVVLASPDIDVDVFKSQMRRYGKPDKPFILLLSDDDRALRLSGLIAGARPRVGDYKDAADLASYGVTVVDLSTIKGNDSFNHTKFADNPVLVKMIGQRLREDDGFASDREVTDRISQAAGQ; from the coding sequence GTGCATCTGAAGACGATTTGCATCATTGCCCTGGCCCTGTTGACGGCAGGCTGCGGCGGGCGGAAGACAGAGGAAATTCTGGGCAGCGTTGTCGTGCCGACGACGGCGACGGAGATCGCCGGCAACCACTCGATCTTCATCGCCACCACGCGCAAGCGTTCCGACGACCCGAACCAGGTCTTCGACGGCGAACGCTCGGCGACGCTCAACTACGCCCGCGTCAACGTCACCGTTCCGCCGGTTCACCAGACTGGGCAGATCGAGCGGCGCTCGCGCGGCAAGTCGAACGACCCGACCAAATATTTCATGGCTTCCGAGGTCGTCGGCTACGACACGCAGCCGAAATTCGCCAGCGCCCTCAATACCGACATCGACGCCCGCGGCGGTCGCGTCATGGTCTTCGTCCACGGCTACAACACCGGCTTCGACGACGCCGTCTACCGGTTGACCCAGATAGTCCACGATTCCGGCTACCCCGGCACCCCGGTGCTGTTTTCCTGGGCCTCCGGCGCCAAGACCACCGACTATGTCTATGACAAGGAAAGCGCCAGCGCCGCCCGTGACCAGTTGGAGGTGACGCTGAGAATGCTCGCGCAGACAAGCGCGCGGCGCATCGATATCGTCGCGCATTCGATGGGAACCTGGGTGACGATGGAGACGCTGCGGCAGCTCGCCATCACCGGCGACCGCGATCTGAGCGGCAAGCTGGGCGACGTGGTGCTGGCCTCGCCCGACATCGATGTCGACGTCTTCAAGAGCCAGATGCGCCGCTACGGCAAGCCGGACAAGCCCTTCATCCTGCTGCTGTCGGACGACGACCGCGCGCTGAGACTGTCTGGCCTGATTGCAGGTGCCCGGCCGCGCGTCGGCGACTACAAGGACGCCGCCGACCTTGCTTCCTACGGCGTAACGGTTGTCGACCTCTCAACCATCAAGGGCAACGACAGTTTCAACCACACCAAGTTCGCCGATAATCCGGTGCTGGTGAAAATGATCGGCCAGCGGCTGCGCGAGGACGACGGCTTTGCCAGCGACCGCGAGGTGACCGACCGCATCAGCCAGGCTGCCGGCCAGTAG
- a CDS encoding alpha/beta hydrolase, whose product MVVRSKIVVLAFALALAGCAGRNTHELLNKTNVAVPASAIAATHEIFVATTREPATKDPRQVFDGDRSLTTSYARVDVTVPKLHHLGAIERAKGSTDSDPAKQFSATEVVHYGDAQQFAKAVGADISVRGDRALVFVHGFNNGFDDGVYRLTQIAHDTNYPGTPILFSWASRGKATGYIYDKDSSTAARDDLEATLRMLAKTRVKSIDIIAHSMGTWLTMEALRQLAITGDRDLGGKIGYVVLASPDIDVDVFKKQMIRYGKPDKPFAILLSGDDKALKLSSLISGDKPRVGDYGNAADLASYGVVVADLTKTKSGDRLNHAKFADNPVLVQLLGDRLRTPAALRAAEPESARLDNIGQGIGKAVGSVAEVVITTPFKVLTIATDGE is encoded by the coding sequence GTGGTCGTGCGTTCGAAGATCGTCGTGCTTGCGTTCGCGCTCGCCCTTGCCGGCTGCGCCGGCCGCAACACCCATGAGCTGTTGAACAAGACGAATGTCGCCGTTCCCGCCTCTGCCATCGCCGCGACACATGAGATTTTCGTGGCGACGACCCGTGAGCCGGCGACGAAGGATCCGCGCCAAGTCTTCGACGGTGACCGCTCGCTGACCACCAGCTACGCCCGGGTCGACGTGACCGTGCCAAAGCTGCACCACCTCGGTGCGATCGAGCGCGCCAAGGGTTCCACCGACAGCGATCCTGCCAAGCAGTTCAGCGCCACCGAGGTGGTCCACTATGGCGACGCGCAGCAGTTCGCCAAGGCGGTCGGCGCCGACATTTCCGTTCGCGGCGACCGCGCTCTGGTCTTCGTGCACGGCTTCAACAACGGCTTTGACGACGGCGTCTACCGGCTGACGCAGATCGCGCATGATACCAATTATCCCGGCACGCCGATCCTGTTCTCATGGGCGTCGCGCGGCAAGGCGACCGGCTACATCTACGACAAGGATAGTTCCACCGCCGCACGCGACGACCTCGAGGCGACGCTGAGGATGCTTGCCAAAACACGGGTGAAGAGCATCGACATCATCGCGCATTCGATGGGAACCTGGCTGACGATGGAGGCGCTGCGCCAGCTCGCCATCACCGGCGACCGCGATCTTGGCGGCAAGATCGGCTATGTCGTCCTGGCGTCCCCTGATATCGACGTCGATGTCTTCAAGAAGCAGATGATCCGCTACGGCAAGCCAGACAAGCCGTTCGCCATCCTGCTCTCTGGTGACGACAAGGCGCTCAAGCTGTCCAGCTTGATCTCAGGCGACAAGCCGCGCGTCGGCGACTATGGCAATGCGGCCGACCTCGCCAGCTACGGCGTGGTCGTTGCGGATCTGACCAAGACCAAGAGCGGCGATCGCTTGAACCATGCCAAATTCGCCGACAATCCGGTCTTGGTTCAACTGCTCGGCGACCGGCTGCGCACCCCGGCGGCCCTGCGAGCGGCCGAACCCGAATCGGCCCGGTTGGACAATATCGGCCAGGGTATCGGCAAGGCCGTGGGATCGGTCGCCGAAGTGGTCATCACCACACCCTTCAAGGTGCTGACCATCGCCACCGACGGCGAGTGA
- a CDS encoding NUDIX domain-containing protein translates to MEDRVRVRSEEILSDDWAVLKKTVLDYRRRDGTWERQVRQTYDRGDGAVILPYDPDRSTVLLVRQFRYPAYVTGHREPLIEACAGLLDENDPETCIRKEAEEELGYRLRDVERLFSPYMSPGSVTERLWFFIAHYTPADRISDGGGAPEEGEDIEVLEVSLDDALAGIADGRIIDAKTIILIQHLKLHAIVG, encoded by the coding sequence ATGGAAGATCGCGTTCGCGTCCGCTCCGAGGAAATCCTGTCCGATGACTGGGCGGTTCTGAAAAAGACGGTGCTCGACTATCGCCGCCGTGACGGAACCTGGGAGCGACAGGTCCGGCAGACATACGATCGCGGCGACGGCGCGGTGATCCTGCCATACGATCCGGACCGGTCGACCGTGCTTCTGGTGCGGCAGTTCCGCTATCCGGCCTATGTCACCGGCCATCGTGAGCCGCTGATCGAGGCCTGTGCAGGTCTGCTCGACGAAAACGACCCGGAAACCTGCATCCGCAAGGAAGCGGAGGAGGAGCTCGGATATCGGTTGAGGGACGTGGAACGGCTGTTCTCGCCCTATATGAGCCCCGGCAGCGTGACCGAGCGGCTCTGGTTCTTCATAGCGCATTACACGCCCGCCGACCGCATTTCCGACGGCGGCGGCGCGCCGGAAGAGGGCGAGGACATCGAGGTTCTGGAAGTGTCGCTCGACGATGCGCTGGCCGGTATTGCCGACGGCCGTATCATCGACGCCAAAACGATCATCCTGATCCAGCATCTGAAATTGCACGCGATCGTCGGATAG
- a CDS encoding competence/damage-inducible protein A has product MPEIVTAAMLVIGDEILSGRTKDKNIGHLADIMTAIGIDLKEVRIVPDEEDEIVAAVNAVRSRYAYVFTTGGIGPTHDDITADSVAKAFGVPCEYDAKAYAMLEASYAQRGIEFTEARKRMARMPRGADHIDNPVSTAPGFRIGNVHVMAGVPAIFQAMLDNVVPTLRAGTKMLSATVHCPFGEGLVGGPLADIQKAHPHTIIGSYPKYGDGKFWTELVVRARSEDALEAARKDVEAMVAGFATAG; this is encoded by the coding sequence ATGCCTGAAATCGTCACCGCCGCCATGCTCGTCATCGGCGACGAGATCCTGTCCGGCCGCACCAAGGACAAGAATATCGGTCACCTCGCCGACATCATGACCGCGATCGGTATCGACCTGAAGGAGGTGCGCATCGTTCCGGACGAGGAGGACGAGATCGTCGCCGCCGTGAACGCCGTTCGCTCCCGCTACGCTTACGTCTTCACCACCGGCGGGATCGGGCCCACCCACGACGATATCACCGCCGATTCCGTCGCCAAGGCGTTCGGCGTGCCCTGCGAATACGACGCCAAGGCCTACGCCATGCTGGAGGCAAGCTATGCCCAGCGCGGCATCGAGTTCACCGAGGCGCGCAAGCGCATGGCGCGCATGCCGCGCGGCGCTGACCACATCGACAATCCCGTCTCGACCGCGCCCGGCTTCCGCATCGGCAATGTCCATGTCATGGCCGGCGTGCCAGCGATCTTCCAGGCCATGCTCGACAATGTCGTGCCGACGCTGAGGGCCGGCACCAAGATGCTGTCGGCGACTGTGCACTGCCCGTTCGGCGAAGGCCTGGTCGGCGGACCGCTGGCCGACATCCAGAAGGCGCATCCGCACACAATCATCGGCTCCTACCCGAAATATGGCGACGGCAAGTTCTGGACCGAACTTGTCGTCCGCGCCCGCAGCGAAGACGCCCTCGAAGCCGCGCGGAAGGACGTCGAGGCCATGGTTGCGGGCTTCGCCACCGCTGGTTGA
- a CDS encoding NADH:flavin oxidoreductase/NADH oxidase gives MTSSLFRPITLGGITFPNRIAVAPMCQYSAQDGSASDWHLYHWMNLAMAGAGMVTVEMTDVERRGRISHGCLGLYCDDNEAAARRALDAAKRVAAPNTKFGVQLAHAGRKASNRKPWEGGGPLQPGEDPWQTVSASAVAYDTGWNVPRALGEEEILRLVEHFADAARRAERAGFDFIELHAAHGYLIFQFLSPLSNQRTDRWGGPLENRMRFLLEIARAVRKAVPNLMLGARLSVKEWVDGGFDVEDAIEVAKALKAEGLAYLCCSSGGNSPLQKLPSGPGYQVHLAEAVRKGASIPTRAVGLIDDPKQAEAIVADGRADMVALARAFLADPRWGWRAAAAFGEEIHPAPQLARSVTTMRHWMKPAS, from the coding sequence ATGACCTCATCGCTTTTCCGGCCGATCACCCTTGGCGGCATCACCTTTCCGAACCGCATCGCCGTGGCGCCGATGTGCCAGTACTCGGCGCAGGACGGCTCGGCCAGCGATTGGCATCTCTACCACTGGATGAATCTGGCCATGGCGGGTGCCGGCATGGTCACGGTCGAGATGACCGATGTCGAACGGCGCGGACGCATCTCGCATGGCTGCCTTGGCCTCTATTGCGACGATAACGAAGCGGCTGCGCGGCGCGCGCTCGATGCCGCCAAGCGTGTCGCCGCGCCCAACACCAAATTCGGCGTCCAACTGGCTCATGCCGGCCGCAAGGCCTCCAACCGCAAACCTTGGGAAGGCGGAGGTCCCTTGCAGCCCGGCGAGGACCCCTGGCAGACAGTCTCGGCCTCGGCCGTTGCCTACGACACTGGCTGGAATGTACCGCGCGCGCTCGGGGAAGAAGAAATCCTGAGGCTCGTCGAGCACTTTGCCGACGCCGCCCGGCGGGCCGAACGCGCAGGCTTCGATTTCATCGAACTGCATGCCGCGCACGGATATTTGATCTTCCAGTTCCTCTCGCCACTCTCCAATCAGCGCACCGACCGCTGGGGTGGCCCGCTGGAAAACCGCATGCGCTTTCTCCTTGAGATCGCCAGGGCGGTAAGGAAAGCCGTTCCGAACCTGATGCTCGGCGCTCGTCTTTCGGTCAAGGAATGGGTCGATGGCGGTTTCGACGTCGAGGATGCCATCGAAGTCGCTAAGGCGCTGAAGGCGGAGGGCCTTGCCTATCTCTGCTGTTCCAGCGGCGGCAATTCGCCGCTGCAGAAGCTGCCGAGCGGGCCGGGCTACCAGGTGCATCTGGCCGAGGCCGTGCGCAAGGGTGCCAGCATTCCGACGCGCGCGGTGGGATTGATCGACGATCCGAAACAGGCCGAGGCGATCGTCGCCGATGGCCGCGCCGACATGGTGGCGCTGGCGCGCGCCTTCCTTGCCGATCCACGCTGGGGCTGGCGCGCGGCGGCGGCATTCGGCGAGGAAATCCACCCCGCGCCGCAGCTGGCGCGTTCGGTCACGACGATGCGGCACTGGATGAAGCCGGCCAGCTGA
- a CDS encoding alpha/beta hydrolase encodes MTRFWKAFAAVILFITSTTLVAAEERWQTLPEPAGMPKPEQSGYAPVNGIQMYYAVFGTGEPVLLIHGGLGHADIWASQVATLSKTHKVIVADSRGHGRSTRTDEPFGYDLMASDYLALLDYLKIDKTALVGWSDGGIIGIDIELHHPERLTRLFAQAANVTTDGVDPGVMTNKTFAAYIERSGRDYKKMSKTPDQYDAFVAQISHMWESQPAWTKEQLGKITTPTAIVAGDHDEAIKREHTEYMASVIPGAKLIILPNASHFAMLQAPDKYSQAVADFIDAK; translated from the coding sequence ATGACCCGTTTCTGGAAAGCGTTCGCCGCCGTCATCCTGTTCATCACGTCAACCACGTTGGTGGCTGCCGAGGAACGCTGGCAGACCTTGCCGGAACCGGCCGGGATGCCCAAGCCGGAGCAAAGCGGCTATGCGCCGGTCAACGGCATTCAGATGTATTACGCTGTTTTCGGCACAGGTGAGCCGGTGCTGCTCATTCACGGGGGGCTTGGCCATGCCGACATCTGGGCCAGCCAGGTGGCAACACTCTCCAAGACCCACAAGGTGATCGTCGCCGACAGCCGCGGCCACGGCCGTTCTACCCGCACGGATGAGCCCTTTGGCTACGACCTTATGGCCTCCGACTATCTGGCGCTGCTGGACTACCTCAAGATCGACAAGACCGCCCTTGTCGGCTGGAGCGACGGCGGCATCATCGGCATCGACATAGAGCTCCATCATCCGGAGCGGCTGACGAGGCTGTTCGCACAGGCCGCCAATGTCACCACCGACGGCGTCGACCCCGGCGTGATGACCAACAAGACCTTTGCCGCCTACATCGAACGCTCCGGGCGGGACTACAAGAAGATGTCGAAGACGCCGGACCAGTATGACGCCTTCGTCGCGCAAATCAGCCACATGTGGGAATCGCAGCCGGCCTGGACCAAGGAACAGCTCGGCAAGATCACCACGCCGACAGCCATCGTCGCCGGCGACCATGACGAGGCGATCAAGCGCGAGCACACCGAATACATGGCTTCCGTCATTCCCGGCGCGAAGCTTATCATCCTGCCCAACGCCAGCCATTTCGCCATGCTTCAGGCGCCCGACAAATACAGCCAGGCGGTGGCGGACTTCATTGACGCCAAGTAG
- the ade gene encoding adenine deaminase, giving the protein MTDARPANAAKPKPWTEVATHLVDVAMGRKPADLVIRNGRWVNVHSGEIIAGTDLAIAAGRFAYCGPNAGHAIGRGTKVVDADGRYLVPGLCDAHMHVESGMVTVTEFCRAVIPHGTTSMFIDPHEIANVLGLPGVRLMHDEAVAMPINVHVQMPSCVPSAPGLEHAGAELTVADVAEAMTWENIIGLGEVMNFPGVAANNPVMSGEIAETVRAGKTVGGHYASRDLGLPFHGYVAGGAEDDHEGTRAEDAIARVRQGMKAMLRLGSAWYDVAAQIKAVTEGGIDPRNFILCTDDSHSGTLVHEGHMDRVVRHAISQGLKPVTAIQMATLNTAQHFRLEREIGSIAPGRLADLLIVSDLAQMAIDEVYGRGIRLAKAGKLEIDIPAYDYPKSAKNTVRLGKKLNAADFDISAPQGANEVRARVIGVIENQAPTRALEADLPVEDGLVAMDRRNDVCQIALVERHRGTGGVTNAFVSGFGYVEDCAMASSVAHDAHHIIVVGTNKQDMALAVNRLAEVGGGVVLYSKGKELALVEMPIAGLMSNERAEIVAAKAEQLTQAMRKVGCSLNNAYMQHSLLALVVIPELRISDVGLVDVTTFQKVDLFVQSASR; this is encoded by the coding sequence ATGACAGATGCCAGACCCGCAAACGCCGCAAAGCCCAAGCCCTGGACGGAGGTGGCGACGCATCTCGTCGACGTAGCGATGGGGCGCAAGCCCGCCGATCTCGTCATCCGCAACGGACGTTGGGTGAATGTCCACTCGGGCGAGATCATCGCTGGCACGGATCTCGCGATTGCGGCCGGAAGGTTCGCCTATTGCGGGCCCAATGCCGGCCATGCGATCGGGCGGGGGACCAAGGTGGTCGATGCCGACGGTCGCTATCTGGTGCCGGGGCTCTGCGACGCGCATATGCATGTCGAGAGCGGCATGGTGACGGTGACGGAATTCTGCCGCGCGGTGATCCCCCACGGCACCACCTCGATGTTCATCGATCCGCATGAGATTGCCAATGTGCTGGGCCTGCCGGGCGTTCGCCTGATGCATGACGAGGCCGTCGCAATGCCGATCAACGTGCATGTGCAGATGCCCTCCTGCGTGCCGTCGGCGCCAGGGCTGGAACATGCCGGCGCCGAACTGACGGTCGCCGATGTTGCCGAGGCGATGACCTGGGAAAATATAATCGGGCTCGGCGAAGTGATGAACTTTCCGGGCGTCGCCGCGAACAACCCGGTGATGTCGGGCGAGATCGCCGAGACTGTCAGGGCAGGCAAGACGGTCGGCGGGCACTATGCCTCGCGCGATCTTGGGCTGCCGTTTCACGGCTATGTCGCCGGCGGCGCCGAGGACGACCACGAAGGGACGCGAGCGGAGGATGCGATCGCCAGGGTGCGCCAGGGCATGAAGGCGATGCTTCGGCTGGGTTCCGCCTGGTACGACGTTGCAGCGCAGATCAAGGCGGTCACCGAAGGCGGCATCGACCCCCGTAATTTCATCCTGTGCACGGACGACAGCCATTCGGGCACGCTGGTGCACGAAGGCCATATGGACAGGGTGGTGCGGCATGCCATCAGCCAAGGCCTGAAGCCCGTGACCGCGATCCAGATGGCGACGCTCAACACAGCGCAGCATTTCAGGCTGGAGCGCGAAATCGGATCGATCGCGCCGGGGCGGCTGGCCGACCTGTTGATCGTCTCGGATCTTGCTCAAATGGCAATAGACGAGGTCTATGGCCGCGGCATCAGGCTGGCCAAGGCCGGCAAGCTCGAGATCGACATTCCCGCCTACGACTATCCGAAATCGGCGAAGAACACGGTCAGGCTCGGCAAGAAACTCAACGCCGCGGATTTCGACATCTCCGCACCTCAGGGCGCCAACGAGGTGCGGGCCCGGGTGATCGGCGTGATCGAGAACCAGGCGCCGACGCGGGCGCTCGAGGCCGACCTGCCGGTCGAGGACGGGCTGGTCGCCATGGACCGCCGCAACGACGTCTGCCAGATCGCCCTCGTTGAACGCCACCGGGGCACGGGCGGCGTCACCAACGCCTTCGTCTCGGGCTTCGGCTATGTCGAGGACTGCGCGATGGCATCGAGCGTGGCGCATGACGCCCATCACATCATCGTCGTCGGCACCAACAAGCAGGACATGGCGTTGGCTGTTAACCGACTGGCCGAGGTGGGCGGCGGCGTCGTGCTCTACTCCAAAGGCAAGGAACTGGCGCTGGTCGAGATGCCGATCGCGGGGCTGATGTCAAACGAGCGCGCGGAGATCGTCGCGGCCAAGGCCGAACAGTTGACGCAAGCCATGCGCAAGGTCGGCTGCTCGCTCAACAATGCCTATATGCAGCACTCGCTGCTGGCGCTGGTCGTCATTCCGGAACTCAGAATTTCCGATGTCGGCCTGGTCGACGTGACGACGTTCCAGAAGGTCGACCTTTTCGTCCAAAGTGCGTCGCGCTGA
- a CDS encoding outer membrane protein, whose product MRRLTFASAGFLTLMSGSALAADVGADLPMTAPGFDWTGYYAGMQAGYGWGSADITGTEGEPFSVSTSPKGGFVGGHIAGLWQFDQAVLGAEADLNYASINGTTEAEPGNTFGTDITWFGSMNAKAGYAADRLLVYGIGGVAFAGIETSQAAGTAFAQTRTSTGWTLGAGVDYAFTNNVVVGAQYRYYDFGTEHFDVPDGFTDRDQDVKLQTLGVNFSYKF is encoded by the coding sequence ATGCGTCGGCTGACATTTGCCAGTGCTGGCTTTCTCACCCTGATGTCCGGGTCGGCTTTGGCCGCGGATGTCGGCGCCGACCTGCCCATGACCGCGCCCGGCTTTGACTGGACCGGCTATTATGCCGGCATGCAGGCGGGCTATGGCTGGGGATCGGCTGACATTACCGGCACCGAGGGCGAGCCTTTTTCGGTCTCGACCAGCCCCAAGGGCGGTTTCGTCGGCGGTCATATCGCCGGACTCTGGCAGTTCGACCAGGCGGTACTGGGCGCGGAAGCCGACCTGAACTATGCCTCGATCAATGGCACGACCGAAGCAGAGCCTGGAAACACCTTCGGCACCGACATCACCTGGTTCGGGTCGATGAACGCCAAGGCTGGCTATGCGGCGGATCGCCTGCTGGTTTACGGCATCGGCGGCGTCGCCTTCGCCGGCATCGAGACCTCGCAGGCTGCGGGCACGGCCTTTGCACAGACCCGCACCAGCACCGGCTGGACGCTCGGCGCCGGCGTCGACTATGCATTCACCAACAATGTCGTCGTCGGCGCGCAGTACCGCTACTACGATTTCGGCACGGAGCACTTCGATGTCCCGGACGGCTTCACCGACCGCGACCAGGACGTCAAGCTTCAGACGCTCGGCGTGAACTTCAGCTACAAATTCTGA
- a CDS encoding DUF2188 domain-containing protein produces MAKLTYKIVEHDGGWAYKVGSTFSETFPTHQDALRAAEIASAEQQIAGTTDGIQYEDADGKWHDELADGRDRPQTEVSD; encoded by the coding sequence ATGGCGAAACTGACCTACAAGATCGTCGAGCACGATGGCGGCTGGGCCTACAAGGTCGGCTCGACCTTCTCGGAGACGTTCCCCACCCACCAGGACGCGCTGCGCGCTGCCGAAATCGCTTCGGCCGAGCAGCAGATCGCCGGCACCACTGACGGCATCCAGTACGAGGACGCCGACGGCAAATGGCACGACGAACTGGCCGACGGCCGCGACCGGCCCCAAACCGAAGTGTCGGACTAG